From one Phocoena sinus isolate mPhoSin1 chromosome 4, mPhoSin1.pri, whole genome shotgun sequence genomic stretch:
- the LOC116753490 gene encoding tropomyosin alpha-3 chain-like, translating to MFCSSRPVTRRKGPSASRRSGGRKAAWEQAEAASLNRRIQLVEEELDRAQQRLATALQKLEEAEKAADDSERAMKVAENRALKEEEKMELQEIQLEEAKHIAEEAGRKYEEVALRLVIIEGDLEGTEKRAELAESRCRETDEQIRLVGQKLKCLSAAEKKAETRAEFAERSQPSWKRQLKIWKIN from the exons ATGTTCTGCAGCAGCAGGCCGGTGACGCGGAGGAAAGGGCCGAGCGCCTCCCGCAGAAGTGGAGGGAGAAAGGCGGCCTGGGAACAGGCTGAGGCGGCCTCCTTGAACCGTAGGATCCAGCTGGTTGAAGAGGAGCTGGACCGCGCTCAACAGCGCCTGGCCACTGCCCTGCAAAAGCTGGAGGAAGCCGAGAAAGCTGCTGATGACAGCGAGAGAGCCATGAAGGTCGCTGAAAACCGAGccttaaaagaggaagaaaaaatggagcTCCAGGAAATCCAACTCGAAGAAGCTAAGCACATTGCAGAAGAGGCAGGTAGGAAGTATGAAGAGGTGGCTCTTAGGTTGGTGATCATTGAGGGAGACTTGGAAGGCACAGAGAAGCGAGCTGAGCTGGCAGAGTCCCGTTGCCGAGAGACGGATGAGCAGATCAGATTGGTGGGTCAGAAGCTGAAGTGTCTGAGTGCTGCTGAGAAAA AGGCAGAGACCCGTGCTGAGTTTGCTGAGAGATCGCAGCCAAGCTGGAAAAGACAGTTGAAGATTTGGAAGATAAACTGA